The sequence GCTTTCCTTGGATGAACTCGTTGCTATTCTTACTGAGCCCACAAATGCAATTGTGAAGCAGTATATCGAGTTATTCTCAGAAGAAAATGTAAAGTTGATATTCGAAAAAGAAGCTCTATATGCTATAGCAAAAAAAGCAAAGCTGGCAAAAACTGGAGCCAGAGCTTTAGGTATGATTTTAGAAAACTTACTCCGAGATCTGATGTTTGAGATCCCTTCTGATCCTACAGTAGAAGCTATAAGGATTCAAGAAGACACGATCTTAGAGAATAAAGCTCCGGTGATTATCAGAAGAGCTCCAGAAGCTATAGCTTAAATTTCTCTTCTTCTTTATTTAGGGATGTAATGACAACAATCGCCCTAGAAGCTGCAAAAAAGATTCTCCTGAAGTTGCGTAATGCCGGCTACCAAGCATATTTTGTTGGTGGTTGCGTTCGCGATATGCTCATGGGCAAACCCATAGAAGAAATTGACATCGCCACTAGCGCTCCTCCTGTTATTGTTTCTACTATCTTTCCTGACACACTAGCGTTAGGAGCCGCTTTCGGTATCATCGTTGTTAAAGAAAATAACCGCTTATTCGAAGTAGCAACATTTCGTAGTGATGAAAATTATCAAGACGGACGGCATCCCGAACGTGTGATATTTTCATCAATGAAAGAAGATGCTTTACGCCGTGATTTTACAATAAACGGGATGTATTACGATCCCTTTGAAGAAAAGCTCTTTGATCTTGTTGAAGGAAGAAGAGATCTCGAAAAGCGTGTAATACGTGCGATCGGTCATCCTAAATTACGTTTCTCCGAAGATAAACTCCGTATATTACGTGCTATACGTTTTAGTTCCTCTTTAGGATTTACTTTAGATCCTGCCACAGAACGTGCCATTATTAAGGAAGCCCCTTCGTTGGTATGTTCCGTATCTCCAGAAAGAATCTGGCAGGAACTTAAGAAAATGCTGAAAAAAAATCCTTATGAAGCTTTATCCTTACTGATACGACTGAAAATCATCACTGTAATTTTCCCCGAGCTTCGGGATATTCCTCCGAGCTTACTGCGCACAAGTATCGAATTCGCTAAAAGACTGAATCCTCTAGATTTCCCTGAAATTTGCTTTCTACTTCCTCTATTTCAAGGTGTGAGCGAAGAAGCTGCTTGCGTGGCTTTTACTCGTTTACGAGTATCAAACAAAGATTTGAAACTAATACAACTGTGGTATCAAGCACTTCCTCAGTTCCAGAATGTCAGTAATAATCGTGTTTTCTGGGCACACTTTCTAGCTTCTCCGACAGCAAATCTATTTCTATCTCTATTTTCAGCAACCCAAAAAGATCCTTCTAAACAACAAAATTTCATCGCCCGCGTTCAGGAACTAGAAGAACGCTTAGAACAATTCATTGTCAGAATCAAAACGGCATCTCCCTTAGTTTCTGCTCCTGATCTCATCTCTAGAGGGATTGCACCAGGCAGACTACTCGGAGATCTATTGAAAGAAGCTGAGACACTTTCTATAGAAAACGAATGCCATGATAAAGAAAAAATTTTAACCCTGCTTAAGGAAAAAGGTTTCTGGAAGTAAGAAATATCACAAAATAAACTTTTCCCTTAAACACTCAATCGATTTTATTTCTTTAGATTTAATTTTTTAGCTCTTATTATTTTCTCTATAATTATTCAAAACTTAGATTAATTGAGCTTATCATGCTACGGATTGCTATTTTAGGAAGACCCAATGTAGGGAAATCTTCTCTTTTCAATCGCATGTGCAAACGATCTTTAGCTATAGTCAACTCACAAGAAGGAACGACACGAGACCGACTATACGGAGAGATACGTGGATGGGGAATCCCTGTACAAGTCATCGATACTGGAGGAGTAGACAAAGATTCTGAAGATCACTTCCAAAAACATATTTACAAGCAAGCTTTAGCTGGAGCAAACGAAGCGGATATCTTACTGCTTGTCATTGATATCCGCTGCGGGATTACAGAATTAGATGCAGAGATTGCGAAACAACTTCTTTGCTTAAAAAAACCTTTGATCCTCGTCGCAAATAAAGCAGATACACTCAAAGACGAATACCGTATTCACGAACTATATAAAATAGGAATCTCTGATATTCTTGCTGTATCCGCAAGTCACGATAAACATATCGATAATCTTATACACAGAATTAAAACTCTCGCTAATGTTCCTGAAGTTGTTGAGGAGCCTGTAGAAGAAATTCATGAGGAAGAAGTTCCTGTCATGGAGTCTTTAGAAACCGAAGAGTTTCTAGCCGATTACGAAAACGAAGACTCCGACTTTTCCGTGTCTTCAGTGGAGGATAAACCCCTAAAAATTGCTCTTATAGGTCGTCCTAACGTCGGGAAGTCCTCGATCATTAACGCACTATTAAATGAAGAGCGTTGCATCATTGATAATATCCCTGGAACCACTCGTGACAATATCGATATTCTTTATTCTTATAATGACCGGTCGTATCTGTTTATAGACACTGCGGGTCTGAGAAAAATGAAAAGCGTGAAAAATTCTATAGAATGGATCTCTTCTTCTAGAACAGAAAAAGCTATAGCACGTGCAGATATTTGCTTACTCGTCATTGATGCTACGCATCACCTATCTTCTTATGATAAACGTATTCTTTCTCTGATATCTAAACAGAAAAAGCCCCACATCATTCTTGTTAACAAATGGGATTTGATTCAGGGCGTGCGCATGGAACATTATATTCGCGACTTACGCGCTACGGATGTTTATATTGGTCAATCAAAGATCCTTTGCATATCTGCAGCAACAAAACGCAACCTACGTCAGATCTTTTCATCTATTGATGAACTCCATAAAACCATATCTAATAAAGTCCCCACACCGGTAGTTAATAAAACACTCGCCTTAGCTCTGCAGAAACATCATCCTCAAGTAATTAATGGAAGAAGACTGCGTGTGTACTATGCTATTCATAAAACAGCAACACCCTTCCAGTTCTTACTATTTATTAATGCAAAATCATTATTAACTAAGCATTATGAGTGTTATTTAAAAAATACTTTAAAATCAGCATTTAATTTATACGGCGTTCCTTTTGATTTAGAATTTAAAGAAAAAACGAAAAGAACAAATTAATTTGTTTAAAAAATGAAATATTATTATTACAAAAATAATAATAACAAATTAATTATTTCTTGGAGACTTTAACCATGAACCATGATCGTTACGATATACCAGAAGCTGATTACCACCATTCACTTGATGAGCTTCTTTACCAATCAGAAGAGGCTTTCTCCTTAGACAAATACCAAGAGACTGGTGTCTATGTGGAAGAAGAAAAAGAAAATGGTGATCTCCTTATAGTGCTTGGAGAATCGATCTTGAAAGGCGTAATACGCCAATTCTATATTAGTGACGACAATCACGCCTACACTCGTAGTTGTCTAAATGGGGAATGGGACCTATGGTTCAATATTCCTCCAAAAACTATCGAAAGCACAACTTACGATTTTAACTCTTTATTAGAATCAGACTTCCTTCTCACTACAAATGTAGAAACATTTCTTAATGCCCCTAAAGATTTTCCGAAAGGATCGGAATCCTTAAATAACATTATCATTTGCATGACAACGCGTAATCGCGACCATCATGTACAATTTCTGATTGGGGATAATCACAGAACATTTTGGATACGTCACCACGATGCACAATCCTGGTCTGAGTGGTCCGTATTTATTTAAAACGATAAATTCATAAAGTAAGGGAAAAGGCTGGAAGCTAGCCCAGCCCTAAAGCTCTTGTTATTCGTCGTCAGAATCACTAATAACTGTTAATTCCAAAGGACCGAAATTGTCATTATTTTGGAAAGATGTGGCAACAACAGGCACCACGTTTTGAGGCCGTTGTTCTCTAGTCATCGTCAACTCTAAACGGAATAAATGCTTTACAATAGCGATACGAATATCTCGAATCAGACTTTCGAATAGTAAGAACGACTCATGTTTAAATTCGATAAGAGGATCTTTCTGACCGACAGTACGTAAACCTACTTCACTACGTAATAAATCCATATCGACAAGATGAATTTTCCATTGCTCATCGATATGCATAATCATGACCGAGCGTATAATATCTTTACAGATACCCTGAGCATCTACTTCATCCCCAGCTGCTTCTGTAATTTCCTGCACCATAGAAGCAAACTTATTCTGAAGAACTTCTATAAGATCATCAGCCACCTGTTCTGCAATGGCATCTATAGAATTCAATCTTTTCAATTCTTCAATATTCAACTGCAGAGGGAAAGAATAGTTCATCCATTCTTCTAGCTTAGGAAGAGAATTCCCTTTAGGATGATCACCGCTCATGATCAACGAAGCGATCATCAATGCAACATGATATATGGATTCCTTAGCTAAACTAAAGATATCTTCAGAGCGTAGAACATCATTACGAAAAGCATAGATCGTCTGCCTTTGCTTATTCATAACATCGTCATATTCAAGAGTATGCTTTCGAATAGTATAGTTTCTTGCCTCAACCCGTTTCTGTGCTGTTTCAATGAGCTTATTGAACATAGGATCCGACATAGCCTCTCCTTCAGGAGGACGGAAATGACGAATCAACGCATTTAACTTGGGAGATGCAAATAAACGCATCAAACGATCTTCAAAAGATAGGAAAAATTTAGCCGAACCAGGATCTCCTAAACGTGCACAACGCCCACGTAACTGCCTATCAATACGGCGTGACTGGTGCCGACTCGTACCAATAACATGAAGACCTCCAACAACTACAGCTTCTTCATCCAGCTTAATATCTGTACCACGACCAGCCATATTGGTGGCTACCGTCACAGCTCCTAGCTTTCCTGCTGCTGCAATAATCTCTGCTTCTTGAGCATGGTTTTTCGCATTTAAAACTGTATGTTCTATACGATTTTGTCTCAAAATACGAGAAAGCTTCTCAGAAACCTCTACAGACTCCGTTCCTATGAGAATGGGGTTCCCCACTGCATGTATACGGGCAATCTCCTTAACAATCGCGTGGTACTTTTCACGCTCTGTCATATAAAATTCGTCATTATGGTCTACACGCAAACATGCTTTAAACGTAGGAACCTGCAATACGTATAGATTATAAATCTCTTTAAACTCTTTAGACTCAGTAATCGCTGTTCCCGTCATACCCGCGAGTTTTTCATACAGACGGAAGAAATTCTGTAAGGTAACTGTAGCAAAAGTTTGTGATTCCTTACGGATAGTAACATGTTCTTTTGCTTCTATTGCTTGATGCAGTCCTTCGGAAAAACGACGACCTGGTTGTGGGCGGCCTGTATGTTCGTCAATGATGACAATTTGATCATTACGAACAATATAATCCACATCGCGTTCCATAAGAAGATGCGCTCTTAATAGTTGGCGCAAGCCATGAGCTCGAGCTTTTCTCCTGGTATCTTCTTCGGAAATTGCTATTTTTCTATTGATTTTGTCTGTCGGAGATAACGAATCGTCACTATCTATAAGAGCATATTCATGCCCCATGTCCATCATGACAAAATCTTCAGCAGAACCTCCAGCCTTATCCACCCACTGTTGCATGCCACGATCTGTCAATTCAAAATCATTATTATGTTCATCAACAATGATATAAAGCTGAGATAGCTTCTCTAAACTCTCTTCTTTATTTTGCTCAGCATGATAATAAGTATCCCATTTATCTATCATTGCTCGCAAATCAGGGTGTTCGCGTACTCTACGCAAAACACGGTTTAAAGGCATTCCCTTACTAACCAACCATAAGCTACGACAAAACTCAGAGATAGCTTCAATAACTTTTTTATCCTTAGGGAGGATATCCATATCCAAGAACAATTCTAGTCCCCGTCTCGCTTCAAGAGCTAACTGGTTACATAACTCCCTTTGTAACTGAACGAGGTCAGCAACTTTATCTTTAAGTTCGAAATAAACAGGATTATGTTTTTCCCCGGGCCCAGAAATAATTAAAGGGGTTCTAGCTTCATCAATTAAAATTGAATCCACTTCATCGATAATAGCAAAATAAAACCCACGACCGACCTGCTCATCAACAGAAGTTGCTATAGAATTATCTCTGAGATAATCAAACCCGAACTCTGATGCTGTACCGTAGACAACGTCACAACGATAAATTTCTTTTCTTTTTTCTAAAGGAGATCCAGATATCAATACTCCGGTAGTTAAACCTAACCAACGCAATATAGAGCCAACCCACTCACAGTCCCTTTGAGCAAGATAATCATTAACTGTGACTAAATGCACAGGCTTGCCTGTTAATGCATTTAAATATAGAGGCATAACAGCAGTGAGAGTTTTCCCCTCTCCTGTCTGCATCTCAGTTATAAAGCCCTTGTGCATAGCTATAGCACCAAGAACTTGCACATCATAGGGAACCATGTCCCAATTTTGATGATAACCTGATACTTCTACAGGAGTTCCTGTTAAACGCCTGCACACGTTTTTAACTACGGCATAAGCCTCGGGAAGCATATCATCTAAGGATTCGCCTTCCTGATAACGCTTTTTTAACTCTACTGTTTTATTACGTAACTCCTCATCAGACAAAGGAGCTAGCATCTCATCATAGAGGTTTACCTTATCCACAAGTTTTTGAAATTTTTTTAAGGTGCGCTCTTGAGAAGATCCAAAGAAACGTTTAAGAAAATCTAACATACGTCGCTTAATTTAATATAATTGCTTGGAAAATAATCTATTAATTCCTACGAAAACTCATCTGCTAATACCATACTCGATTATGGTGAATAAAAGGAACAAAAGTTCCCTCTCTTATATTCTTCTTTCTCCAGAAAAGGAGGCAAAAAACTTTTATCATAAAGATAGAGAAATAAAAAAAGAATTTAAGCAGCAAGTAGCGTATCTACTTCTACAACATGCTGATGATTCAAAGGTAGCTTTCGGCGTAAATTACGCATAATTTGCGAACGACGCTTCTTTTGCTGCAAAGACACATCTTGACCTGACAAAAATGCTTGTATTTCATAAGCAGTGTCAAAATTCCCTGAACGAGCCTCACAAGCACTCAATAATTCTAAAGTTTCTGAGGAATGATTGAGCTGTACAGCCTTTTTTGCGTACTCTAAACCAGCTTCTGCTGTCACTATTGATGCATATCCAACTCCTGACAGCCAGGCTAAAGCTTTGCATGCCGTAGGACAATCAGGGAACTTCTGAATCACTTTAAGGTACATCTTCTCAGCATCAGAATATTTCTTTAAACAACATAAACTAAAGCCGTAACCCAAACTACATTGCCAATCCTCAGCATATGTACAACATTGAAATGCTAAACCCCAGCAATATTCAGCTAGATGGTGATCACCTTGATCCATAGCTGCTAAAGCAGCGTGCTTCATCAACAAAGCATCTCCTCGGGACCACAAATCACTGCTTTGATAAATAAGCAGAGCTTTTTTAGATCGCCCTTGTTTTTGTTCACATAAACCGATGTTGAATAGAGACTCCTCTCTATAAGCCGGCTCTGACAATAACTTGCGAAATAGCTTCCCAGCTTCTAAATAATTACCACAAATACGAGAAGAGTGAGCCAAATTATAGATAACTTTTAAAGGGCACGGACCTAAAGTATAGGCACGATTATAAAACTCTATAGCGTCTTGGTACCGCTTAGATATAAAATAAATATCTCCAACAGTAATGTAGGTCTCTTGATGGGATAGCGGAGAAATCCACGGTTCAATTACACTACACGCAGCATCTAAGTCCCCGACATGCACTAAAGCTGATGCATACTTCGCGGCATCTTGTTCTTCAAATATCTCTTTCGAAACTAAAGAAAAGGCGTGACACGATTCTTTATACGCACCATGACGGTACGCTTTGTAGGCAATCTCTAACAAAAATTGAGGCCCACGTAAATTTAACCTTCGTGCTTCGTCTAATAGTTTTTCTACCTCGTCAAAACGACTCAAATTGCGAAGAATACGCATGTAGTCAAATAAACACTGACGACGGTAACAACGTTTTTTTAAGATGGGTAAGAGTTTTTGTTCTGCGACAGACCATTCCTTCAGCTCCATGCTCAGATGAACTTCTCGAATCACCTGAACTGCGTAACGACGGAAACGGGAAACGTGACAATAGACTTTAAAAACTAAAGCTGTTGTCAAACTTGCAACTAAAGCCCATAGGATGACTAGCCACATAATTCGCCAACTCTCTCTTTTCTCTCTCTTTGCAATACCAAAAAAAACCTTTAAAGTCTTTAAAATTATTCTCTCAAAGAACGCCCTAAAGATTGTCCCATAAGGCAACGCGTTTCCAATCCCATGCGCGAATTTTTCAATAAATCTGCGTCAAATTGCACAGATCCCGGCTGAAACAACACAATAACAGTAGATCCGCCTATCTCAAAAAAGCCTTTCTCATCACCTTTAGAATACTTTTCCCCAGGTTTGTAGGTTTGAATAATAGAGCCAACATTTAATGCCCCTACTTCTAGGTAAAGTACATCTCCAAAAGCCTCCGTTTTCAGCTCAGTTAGTGTACGCTTATTTTCACAAAAAATATTAAAATTATCTTTTAATGCCATCGGATGTACAGAAAATAAATACCCGTTGATAATGCGCGTTGGCCCCGGCAAACAATCTACTGGAAAGTGGAAACGATGGTAGTCAAAAAGGGCTAAACGGGCAAAAACCACACTGCCGGAAGCATATTTTTCAACAAGTTTATGGTCTCCTAAAAGTTTTGAAAGAGAAAAGCGCTTCGATTTAACAACGAATTCTCCAAATTCCGCTATGTTCGGATAAATCAGATAGGCACCATCTACAGGCGTCACACAGATATTGTCTCCTTGAGCAATTGGTCGCGCTTCAGGGAGGAGCTCTCTAGTAAAAAAATCATTGAAAGAGGAAAACTCGGAAAGAGATTTTTTGAAGTCTTTTGTGTTGATATGATTTTTCTTTACAAATCCGGGGATTTTTCTACGTGTCCAAGAACGTTTTTGAATCCAACCATAGATACGTGACAGGATTGGAGATCTAGATAATAGCGTGGAGAGTCTTTTTCCTAATTTAGAGCTATATAGAAACGTCATAGTTTTTTCATAACATACAAATTCCGTCACTCTTTGATTAGTTAAACGATCAATATACTGCAGTTTCTTCACTTGTCCTCGACCTATGAGATCAAAACAGGCGACTATAGAAAGTTATTAAAAATATTCCAAACTAATTAAATAGAAATCGTTAAAAAACCTGCCTACATCTTTAATGGAGAACCTGATATCCTAACTCTCAAGTTAGTTTTATTTTCATCCATTTTCATGATTAAAAACGATACTATTGCTGCCATAGCCACACCTCCCGGAGAAGGAAGTATTGCCATTGTCCGTGTATCGGGACCAGAAGCTATTCAAATCACAGACAAAATTTTCTCCGGGTCCGTACCGTCTTTTTCTTCCCACACAGCACATCTAGGCACGGTAAGTTACAATGGCCAGCAGATCGATCAAACTCTTTTATTAATCATGCGAGCTCCGCGTTCATTCACGGGGGAAGATGTGATCGAACTCCAGTGTCATGGAGGCTATTTTTCCTGCTCCCAAATCTTAGCAGCTTTGATAGCCGAAGGAGCTCGCCCTGCTCTCCCTGGAGAATTTTCTCAACGCGCATTTCTCAATGGAAAAATTGATCTTATTCAAGCAGAAGCTATTCAAAATATTATTGCTGCTGATAGTTTAGACGCCTTTCATATAGCGCAGAACCATTTCCAAGGACACTTCTCAAAGAAAGTTCAACAAATTTCTTCGTTGATTATCGAGTCTCTAGCCTTTATTGAAGTTCTTGCGGATTTCCCCGAAAAAGAACAGCCAGATATGGAGGACCCGCTGCATCGACTAAATGAGGCGATTTTGATCATCGAAGACCTCATTGCTAGTTTTGATCAAGGGCAAAAGATTGCTCAAGGAACGAGTATTATATTGGCAGGCCACCCTAATGCAGGAAAATCTTCTCTTCTTAACGCTCTAACTAATAAAAATCGCGCCATCGTTACGGATATCCCCGGAACTACAAGAGATATATTAGAAGAAACCTGGATGTTACAAGGGAAACGTATTCGACTTATCGACTCTGCAGGACAACGAGAAACCAATAATCCTATAGAACAAGAAGGTATTGAGCGGGCACTTGCTGCTATGGAAGAGTCCGAGGCAATTCTTTGGGTTATGGATGTCACTCAACCTCCACCACCTCTTCCAGAAATCTTAATGCGAAAACCCTCCCTCCTTCTTTGGAACAAATCCGATCTTGGAACACCCCCTCATATTGAAACTACCTTGCCCCAATTAGCTGTCTCAGCAAAAACAGGGGAAGGTATTTTTGAGCTCAAACAATTTATCCAAAAATGGATGCAAAAACAACAGTTGGGCAAGAATGCAAAAGTCTTTCTTGTTTCTTCGCGCCATCATACAATACTACAACAGATGCGCACATATTTGCTCTCAGCTCAGGAAGGACTGCAGCATCAATTCCCCCCTGAGTTCATTGCTTTAGAATTAAGACAAGCTCTTCAGACTACAGGGAATCTTTCTGGATCTGAAATTAACGAAACGATACT is a genomic window of Chlamydia psittaci 6BC containing:
- a CDS encoding CCA tRNA nucleotidyltransferase, translated to MTTIALEAAKKILLKLRNAGYQAYFVGGCVRDMLMGKPIEEIDIATSAPPVIVSTIFPDTLALGAAFGIIVVKENNRLFEVATFRSDENYQDGRHPERVIFSSMKEDALRRDFTINGMYYDPFEEKLFDLVEGRRDLEKRVIRAIGHPKLRFSEDKLRILRAIRFSSSLGFTLDPATERAIIKEAPSLVCSVSPERIWQELKKMLKKNPYEALSLLIRLKIITVIFPELRDIPPSLLRTSIEFAKRLNPLDFPEICFLLPLFQGVSEEAACVAFTRLRVSNKDLKLIQLWYQALPQFQNVSNNRVFWAHFLASPTANLFLSLFSATQKDPSKQQNFIARVQELEERLEQFIVRIKTASPLVSAPDLISRGIAPGRLLGDLLKEAETLSIENECHDKEKILTLLKEKGFWK
- the der gene encoding ribosome biogenesis GTPase Der, producing MLRIAILGRPNVGKSSLFNRMCKRSLAIVNSQEGTTRDRLYGEIRGWGIPVQVIDTGGVDKDSEDHFQKHIYKQALAGANEADILLLVIDIRCGITELDAEIAKQLLCLKKPLILVANKADTLKDEYRIHELYKIGISDILAVSASHDKHIDNLIHRIKTLANVPEVVEEPVEEIHEEEVPVMESLETEEFLADYENEDSDFSVSSVEDKPLKIALIGRPNVGKSSIINALLNEERCIIDNIPGTTRDNIDILYSYNDRSYLFIDTAGLRKMKSVKNSIEWISSSRTEKAIARADICLLVIDATHHLSSYDKRILSLISKQKKPHIILVNKWDLIQGVRMEHYIRDLRATDVYIGQSKILCISAATKRNLRQIFSSIDELHKTISNKVPTPVVNKTLALALQKHHPQVINGRRLRVYYAIHKTATPFQFLLFINAKSLLTKHYECYLKNTLKSAFNLYGVPFDLEFKEKTKRTN
- a CDS encoding tetratricopeptide repeat protein: MWLVILWALVASLTTALVFKVYCHVSRFRRYAVQVIREVHLSMELKEWSVAEQKLLPILKKRCYRRQCLFDYMRILRNLSRFDEVEKLLDEARRLNLRGPQFLLEIAYKAYRHGAYKESCHAFSLVSKEIFEEQDAAKYASALVHVGDLDAACSVIEPWISPLSHQETYITVGDIYFISKRYQDAIEFYNRAYTLGPCPLKVIYNLAHSSRICGNYLEAGKLFRKLLSEPAYREESLFNIGLCEQKQGRSKKALLIYQSSDLWSRGDALLMKHAALAAMDQGDHHLAEYCWGLAFQCCTYAEDWQCSLGYGFSLCCLKKYSDAEKMYLKVIQKFPDCPTACKALAWLSGVGYASIVTAEAGLEYAKKAVQLNHSSETLELLSACEARSGNFDTAYEIQAFLSGQDVSLQQKKRRSQIMRNLRRKLPLNHQHVVEVDTLLAA
- the mnmE gene encoding tRNA uridine-5-carboxymethylaminomethyl(34) synthesis GTPase MnmE — its product is MIKNDTIAAIATPPGEGSIAIVRVSGPEAIQITDKIFSGSVPSFSSHTAHLGTVSYNGQQIDQTLLLIMRAPRSFTGEDVIELQCHGGYFSCSQILAALIAEGARPALPGEFSQRAFLNGKIDLIQAEAIQNIIAADSLDAFHIAQNHFQGHFSKKVQQISSLIIESLAFIEVLADFPEKEQPDMEDPLHRLNEAILIIEDLIASFDQGQKIAQGTSIILAGHPNAGKSSLLNALTNKNRAIVTDIPGTTRDILEETWMLQGKRIRLIDSAGQRETNNPIEQEGIERALAAMEESEAILWVMDVTQPPPPLPEILMRKPSLLLWNKSDLGTPPHIETTLPQLAVSAKTGEGIFELKQFIQKWMQKQQLGKNAKVFLVSSRHHTILQQMRTYLLSAQEGLQHQFPPEFIALELRQALQTTGNLSGSEINETILGEIFSRFCIGK
- the secA gene encoding preprotein translocase subunit SecA; translation: MLDFLKRFFGSSQERTLKKFQKLVDKVNLYDEMLAPLSDEELRNKTVELKKRYQEGESLDDMLPEAYAVVKNVCRRLTGTPVEVSGYHQNWDMVPYDVQVLGAIAMHKGFITEMQTGEGKTLTAVMPLYLNALTGKPVHLVTVNDYLAQRDCEWVGSILRWLGLTTGVLISGSPLEKRKEIYRCDVVYGTASEFGFDYLRDNSIATSVDEQVGRGFYFAIIDEVDSILIDEARTPLIISGPGEKHNPVYFELKDKVADLVQLQRELCNQLALEARRGLELFLDMDILPKDKKVIEAISEFCRSLWLVSKGMPLNRVLRRVREHPDLRAMIDKWDTYYHAEQNKEESLEKLSQLYIIVDEHNNDFELTDRGMQQWVDKAGGSAEDFVMMDMGHEYALIDSDDSLSPTDKINRKIAISEEDTRRKARAHGLRQLLRAHLLMERDVDYIVRNDQIVIIDEHTGRPQPGRRFSEGLHQAIEAKEHVTIRKESQTFATVTLQNFFRLYEKLAGMTGTAITESKEFKEIYNLYVLQVPTFKACLRVDHNDEFYMTEREKYHAIVKEIARIHAVGNPILIGTESVEVSEKLSRILRQNRIEHTVLNAKNHAQEAEIIAAAGKLGAVTVATNMAGRGTDIKLDEEAVVVGGLHVIGTSRHQSRRIDRQLRGRCARLGDPGSAKFFLSFEDRLMRLFASPKLNALIRHFRPPEGEAMSDPMFNKLIETAQKRVEARNYTIRKHTLEYDDVMNKQRQTIYAFRNDVLRSEDIFSLAKESIYHVALMIASLIMSGDHPKGNSLPKLEEWMNYSFPLQLNIEELKRLNSIDAIAEQVADDLIEVLQNKFASMVQEITEAAGDEVDAQGICKDIIRSVMIMHIDEQWKIHLVDMDLLRSEVGLRTVGQKDPLIEFKHESFLLFESLIRDIRIAIVKHLFRLELTMTREQRPQNVVPVVATSFQNNDNFGPLELTVISDSDDE
- a CDS encoding phosphatidylserine decarboxylase produces the protein MKKLQYIDRLTNQRVTEFVCYEKTMTFLYSSKLGKRLSTLLSRSPILSRIYGWIQKRSWTRRKIPGFVKKNHINTKDFKKSLSEFSSFNDFFTRELLPEARPIAQGDNICVTPVDGAYLIYPNIAEFGEFVVKSKRFSLSKLLGDHKLVEKYASGSVVFARLALFDYHRFHFPVDCLPGPTRIINGYLFSVHPMALKDNFNIFCENKRTLTELKTEAFGDVLYLEVGALNVGSIIQTYKPGEKYSKGDEKGFFEIGGSTVIVLFQPGSVQFDADLLKNSRMGLETRCLMGQSLGRSLRE